From a region of the Citricoccus muralis genome:
- a CDS encoding ABC transporter ATP-binding protein, whose translation MSMERAAMQAMRRASHGDPSGGRRLQPGTIRRSLDFVRRYKGKLVFYLMLSVVGAVLGVASPILAGDVVDAIVGGGNADRIIQLALLIAAVAVLDAVLAVVTRWLSSDLGERIIYDLRTAVFDHVQKMPIAFFMRTRTGALVSRLNNDVIGAQTAISRTLSGVVMNFVSVVLTLIVMLTTSWQITLVSLVLLPLFFIPARVMGGKIAELSRSQAHRNAAMGDQMTERFSAPGATLVKLFGQPQRESAEFAARADRVRATGVGISVRQSVFMTALTLVSALALAAVYGVGGLQALAGQLNAGDVVTLALLLTRLYGPLTGLASARVEIMGALVSFDRIFEVLDLEPLIREKSEARAIPAGPITLEVQDVRFAYPSADQVSLASLEDVAVLDRRGGSEVLHGISFTVQPGQTYALVGTSGAGKSTIASLLARLYDVGSGTIRYNGTDLRDTTFASLKETVGMVTQDGHLFHDTIRGNLTLARPEVGDPEIWDAIDRARLRGVVEGLPDGLDTVVGERGYRLSGGERQRMTIARLLLAAPRVVLLDEATAALDSTSEKAVQAALAEALQGRTAVVIAHRLATIRSADRILVVEDGRVVEEGPHEALLAAGGRYAELYRTQFDDPGPASDR comes from the coding sequence ATGAGCATGGAACGCGCGGCGATGCAGGCCATGCGCCGAGCCAGCCACGGTGACCCCTCCGGCGGACGGCGGCTCCAACCGGGCACCATCCGGCGCAGCCTGGACTTCGTCCGCCGGTACAAGGGCAAGCTGGTCTTCTACCTGATGCTCTCCGTGGTCGGGGCGGTCCTGGGCGTGGCCTCGCCGATCCTGGCCGGTGACGTGGTGGACGCGATCGTGGGCGGCGGGAACGCCGACCGCATCATCCAACTGGCCCTGCTGATCGCCGCCGTGGCTGTCCTGGATGCCGTCCTGGCCGTGGTGACCCGCTGGCTGTCCTCAGACCTGGGTGAGCGGATCATCTACGACCTGCGCACGGCGGTGTTCGACCACGTGCAGAAGATGCCGATCGCGTTCTTCATGCGGACCCGGACTGGGGCGCTGGTCTCCCGGCTCAACAACGACGTGATCGGTGCCCAGACGGCGATCTCGAGGACCCTGTCAGGCGTGGTGATGAACTTCGTCTCCGTGGTGCTCACCCTGATCGTCATGCTGACCACCTCGTGGCAGATCACCCTCGTCTCGCTGGTGCTGCTGCCGCTGTTCTTCATCCCCGCCCGCGTGATGGGCGGCAAGATCGCCGAGCTCAGCCGCAGCCAGGCGCACCGCAATGCCGCGATGGGCGATCAGATGACCGAACGCTTCTCCGCCCCCGGAGCCACGCTGGTCAAGCTCTTCGGCCAGCCGCAGCGCGAATCGGCTGAGTTCGCGGCACGGGCGGACCGGGTGCGGGCCACCGGAGTGGGGATCTCCGTACGCCAGTCCGTGTTCATGACCGCTCTGACGCTGGTCTCGGCGCTGGCCTTGGCCGCCGTGTACGGGGTCGGCGGGCTGCAGGCCCTGGCAGGCCAGCTCAACGCCGGCGATGTGGTCACCCTCGCCCTGCTGCTGACCCGCCTGTACGGCCCGCTGACCGGCCTGGCCAGTGCGCGGGTGGAGATCATGGGGGCTCTGGTCTCCTTCGACCGGATCTTCGAGGTCCTCGACCTGGAACCGCTCATCCGGGAGAAGTCCGAGGCACGGGCCATCCCGGCCGGACCCATCACCCTCGAGGTGCAGGACGTCCGTTTCGCCTACCCGAGTGCGGACCAGGTCTCCCTGGCCTCCCTCGAGGACGTCGCGGTCCTGGACCGCCGGGGCGGCTCTGAGGTCCTGCACGGCATCTCCTTCACCGTGCAGCCCGGCCAGACCTACGCGCTGGTCGGCACCTCCGGTGCGGGCAAGTCCACCATCGCGTCCCTGCTCGCCCGGCTGTACGACGTCGGCTCCGGCACCATCCGCTACAACGGCACCGACCTGAGGGACACCACGTTCGCGTCCCTGAAGGAGACGGTCGGGATGGTCACCCAGGACGGGCACCTCTTCCATGACACGATCCGCGGGAACCTGACCCTGGCCCGGCCCGAGGTCGGTGATCCCGAGATCTGGGACGCCATCGACCGGGCCCGGTTGCGCGGGGTGGTGGAGGGGTTGCCGGACGGTCTGGACACCGTGGTGGGGGAGCGCGGCTACCGGCTCTCCGGCGGTGAGCGCCAGCGCATGACCATCGCCCGCCTGCTGCTGGCCGCACCGCGCGTCGTGCTGCTGGACGAGGCCACTGCGGCCCTGGACTCCACCTCGGAGAAGGCCGTGCAGGCCGCCCTCGCGGAGGCCCTGCAGGGGCGCACCGCCGTGGTGATCGCCCACCGGCTCGCCACCATCCGCTCCGCCGACCGCATCCTCGTGGTGGAAGACGGGCGCGTGGTGGAGGAGGGCCCGCACGAGGCCCTGCTGGCCGCGGGCGGGCGGTATGCCGAGCTGTACCGGACGCAATTCGACGATCCGGGACCGGCCTCCGACCGCTGA
- a CDS encoding glutaminase: MRTPVPEYLQEVLNDCVGLGEGAVADYIPELAVADPDVFGIALSTVDGRTYSVGDDEREFSIQSVSKPFAYAAALTDRGLERVAQTVGIEPSGEAFDELSLETDSHRPKNPMINAGAIATHQLLGGEGASPRDRTDRILEFCSRLAGRQLTIDRSVAASELATADRNLALAHLLRNYGVIGGDAHEVVSGYIDQCSILVTVRDLGVMGATLANAGAHPVTGEQIVSPPVARQTLSAMAAAGMYNGAGTWFSEVGIPAKSGVSGGLLGSLPGQVGIGVFSPRLDAQGNSVRAVEVCRRLSADMGLHLMEAETYGSTVLRGVVAGEDETVISLQGVVQFTGAEVVLDHIQDLTIDSPTVVFDLQRVDRFADVGRRMILEGMRRLVLDGNRVVLDDPEGTLPDPDLGDGTYPELRSMTFAAREPRV, from the coding sequence ATGCGCACACCGGTACCGGAATACCTCCAAGAAGTCCTGAACGACTGCGTAGGCCTGGGTGAGGGCGCCGTTGCCGACTACATCCCGGAGCTCGCCGTGGCGGATCCGGACGTCTTCGGCATCGCGCTGTCGACGGTCGACGGCCGCACCTACTCCGTCGGTGACGACGAACGCGAGTTCTCCATTCAGTCCGTATCCAAGCCGTTCGCGTATGCAGCGGCCTTGACCGATCGAGGCCTGGAACGGGTGGCGCAGACGGTAGGGATTGAACCTTCGGGGGAGGCCTTCGATGAGCTGTCCCTCGAGACGGACTCGCACCGGCCCAAGAATCCGATGATCAATGCAGGGGCTATCGCCACCCATCAGTTGCTCGGCGGAGAAGGCGCTTCGCCCAGGGATCGGACGGACCGCATCCTGGAGTTCTGCTCCCGGCTCGCCGGTCGGCAGCTGACCATCGACCGGTCCGTGGCGGCGTCGGAGCTGGCCACCGCCGATCGGAACCTGGCCCTGGCCCACCTGCTGCGCAACTATGGCGTCATCGGTGGCGATGCCCATGAGGTGGTGTCCGGGTACATCGACCAATGCTCGATTCTCGTGACCGTCCGTGACCTCGGCGTCATGGGCGCCACCCTGGCCAACGCCGGTGCGCACCCGGTCACCGGGGAGCAGATCGTCTCGCCCCCCGTCGCCCGGCAGACCCTCTCGGCCATGGCGGCAGCCGGCATGTACAACGGCGCCGGCACCTGGTTTTCCGAGGTCGGCATTCCGGCCAAGAGCGGGGTCTCCGGAGGATTGCTCGGCAGTCTCCCCGGGCAAGTGGGAATCGGAGTGTTCTCGCCCAGGCTGGACGCCCAGGGCAACAGCGTCAGGGCAGTGGAGGTCTGCCGAAGACTGTCGGCGGATATGGGTCTGCACCTCATGGAAGCCGAAACCTACGGGTCCACCGTCCTCAGAGGGGTTGTCGCCGGAGAGGACGAGACGGTCATCTCCCTCCAGGGCGTGGTGCAGTTCACGGGTGCCGAAGTGGTACTCGACCACATCCAGGACCTCACCATAGATTCCCCCACAGTCGTGTTCGATCTGCAGCGGGTCGATCGCTTCGCCGATGTGGGCCGGCGCATGATCCTGGAGGGAATGCGACGCCTGGTCCTGGATGGCAACCGCGTTGTCCTCGACGATCCCGAAGGCACCCTGCCTGATCCCGACCTGGGCGACGGCACCTACCCTGAGCTGCGCTCCATGACCTTCGCGGCCCGAGAACCTCGAGTCTGA
- a CDS encoding sortase domain-containing protein: MKSPSTGRRAVLAGCAATALLLIASCSVPPDPSGAESAGWGESSAGAAAGPSGTASPTSTQATSPTAEASASASASAPESASAATAPADAATTGPPESEPEALPASEPTTISVPGINVESEVMQLGLQDNGVIEVPPYNLGSPAGWFVHSPTPGEVGPSVILGHRNGIEGGPGIFADLPQTEVGDSIAVTRQDGSVASFTVYRTELFRKDEGFPTLEVYGNTAGPEIRLITCDGLNQETGMLEDNFIVYATLDT; this comes from the coding sequence ATGAAGTCCCCTTCGACCGGTCGCCGCGCAGTCCTGGCGGGCTGCGCGGCGACCGCCCTCCTGCTCATCGCCTCGTGCTCGGTGCCGCCGGATCCGTCCGGTGCGGAATCTGCCGGATGGGGGGAATCGTCGGCTGGCGCTGCGGCCGGGCCTTCCGGGACGGCGTCACCCACCTCCACTCAGGCGACGTCGCCCACGGCTGAGGCGTCGGCTTCGGCTTCGGCCAGCGCACCCGAGAGCGCCTCGGCCGCGACTGCCCCGGCGGACGCGGCCACCACTGGTCCGCCGGAGTCCGAGCCGGAGGCCCTGCCCGCCTCGGAGCCGACCACGATCTCCGTGCCGGGGATCAACGTCGAGTCCGAGGTGATGCAGCTCGGCCTGCAGGACAACGGGGTGATCGAGGTCCCGCCCTACAACCTGGGCTCCCCGGCCGGGTGGTTCGTCCACTCGCCGACCCCGGGGGAGGTCGGGCCCTCGGTCATCCTGGGACACCGCAACGGCATCGAGGGCGGTCCGGGGATCTTCGCCGACCTACCGCAGACCGAGGTGGGGGACTCCATCGCGGTCACCCGGCAGGACGGCTCGGTCGCCAGCTTCACCGTCTACCGCACTGAACTGTTCCGCAAGGACGAGGGTTTCCCCACCCTGGAGGTCTACGGCAACACCGCGGGACCGGAGATCAGGCTGATCACCTGCGACGGGCTGAACCAGGAGACGGGGATGCTGGAGGACAACTTCATCGTCTATGCGACCCTGGACACCTGA
- a CDS encoding UvrD-helicase domain-containing protein, translated as MPQNFQTSLPGLFTSRTTEPVGADPEAFTSAGPAHRAPTADELLEGLNEQQKQAVVHTGGPLLIVAGAGSGKTRVLTHRIAYALATGRARPHEILAITFTNKAAAEMRERISALIGPAAQKMWISTFHSSSVRILRREAASVGLKSNFSIYDSADSLRLVTSIVKAHDLDPKKFTPKSLLNKISALKNELVDAEDHSSTVSESDPFAQAVSTVYLEYTQRLRQANAMDFDDLIGMTVNIFEAFPAVLDNYRRRFRHVLVDEYQDTNHAQYRLVRLLTGPAHEPDGVETTGGELTVVGDSDQSIYAFRGADIRNIVEFEQDYTQATTIKLEQNYRSSQTILDAANAVISKNPKRRPKNLWTAEGAGEKIIGYAAENESAEAEWIATTIDRLQDEDGIRPADVAVFYRTNAQSRSLEERLVTKGIPYRVIGGTRFYDRKEIKDALAYLRVLENPDDDVNLRRILNEPKRGIGDRAEGAVAALQTRNRSTFFEALRQADQAPAMASRSVKAINGFVQMMDDLAQVAATSNAATALEAVLEQTGMLTALRSSEDLQDESRADNLGELVAVVREFEKNNPGGTLGDFLEQVALVADADQLPDASDEEGAELAEQLGQVTLMTLHTAKGLEFPVVFLTGMEHGVFPHSRSMTDEKELAEERRLAYVGLTRARKRLFVSRAEARSLWGQHQFNPPSQFLGEIPESLLDWEREGSARPAGFAGGASGGWGGGSIGGHGGQNGQYGQSGSQSRYPQRFSGSHWGAGGPTSNRPARASGSYAEDAELKVPQRGAARTRVQPQKEMVSLSPGDHVEHGTFGRGTVLSLEGQGDKIVAKVSFNGTEKRLLLRYAPLSKVE; from the coding sequence ATGCCCCAGAATTTCCAGACCTCCCTGCCCGGCCTGTTCACCTCCCGCACCACCGAGCCAGTCGGCGCGGATCCGGAGGCCTTCACCTCCGCTGGCCCTGCCCACCGCGCCCCGACGGCCGACGAGCTGCTGGAGGGGTTGAACGAGCAGCAGAAGCAGGCCGTGGTCCATACCGGCGGCCCGCTGCTGATCGTCGCGGGCGCCGGCTCGGGCAAAACCCGAGTACTGACCCACCGCATCGCCTACGCCCTGGCCACCGGCCGGGCCCGGCCGCACGAGATCCTGGCGATCACCTTCACCAACAAGGCCGCCGCGGAGATGCGCGAACGCATCTCCGCCCTGATCGGACCGGCAGCGCAGAAGATGTGGATCTCCACCTTCCACTCCTCGAGCGTGCGCATCCTGCGCCGAGAGGCCGCCTCGGTGGGCCTGAAGTCCAACTTCTCGATCTACGACTCCGCGGACTCCCTGCGCCTGGTCACCTCGATCGTCAAGGCCCATGACCTGGACCCCAAGAAGTTCACGCCCAAGTCGCTGCTCAACAAGATCAGTGCGCTGAAGAACGAGCTCGTGGATGCAGAGGACCACTCCTCGACCGTCTCCGAGTCGGACCCGTTCGCCCAGGCGGTGTCCACCGTGTACCTGGAGTACACCCAACGGCTACGCCAGGCCAACGCCATGGACTTCGACGACCTCATCGGCATGACGGTCAACATCTTCGAGGCGTTCCCCGCCGTGCTGGACAACTACCGCCGCCGCTTCCGGCACGTGCTGGTGGACGAGTACCAGGACACCAACCATGCCCAGTACCGCCTCGTCCGCCTCCTGACCGGACCGGCCCACGAGCCGGACGGAGTCGAGACGACCGGCGGCGAGCTGACCGTGGTCGGCGACTCGGACCAGTCCATCTACGCGTTCCGCGGCGCGGACATCCGCAACATCGTGGAGTTCGAGCAGGACTACACCCAGGCCACCACCATCAAGCTCGAGCAGAACTACCGCTCCTCACAGACCATCCTGGACGCCGCCAACGCAGTGATCTCCAAGAACCCCAAGCGCCGGCCCAAGAACCTGTGGACCGCGGAGGGTGCGGGGGAGAAGATCATCGGCTACGCGGCCGAGAACGAGTCCGCCGAGGCCGAATGGATCGCCACCACCATCGACCGGCTGCAGGACGAGGACGGAATCCGGCCGGCCGACGTCGCCGTGTTCTACCGGACCAACGCGCAGTCCCGATCGCTGGAGGAACGCCTCGTCACCAAGGGCATCCCGTACCGCGTCATCGGCGGCACACGGTTCTACGACCGCAAGGAGATCAAGGACGCGCTCGCCTACCTGCGCGTGCTGGAGAATCCCGACGACGACGTGAACCTGCGCCGCATCCTCAACGAACCCAAGCGCGGGATCGGGGATCGCGCCGAAGGCGCCGTGGCGGCACTGCAGACGCGCAACCGGTCGACCTTCTTCGAGGCCCTCCGGCAGGCGGACCAGGCGCCCGCGATGGCCAGCCGATCGGTGAAGGCGATCAACGGCTTCGTCCAGATGATGGACGACCTGGCCCAAGTGGCCGCCACCTCGAACGCCGCCACCGCCCTGGAAGCGGTGCTGGAGCAGACCGGCATGCTCACCGCCCTGCGCTCCTCCGAGGACCTGCAGGACGAGTCCAGGGCGGACAACCTCGGCGAACTGGTGGCCGTGGTCCGGGAGTTCGAGAAGAACAACCCCGGCGGGACACTGGGAGACTTCCTCGAACAGGTGGCCCTGGTGGCCGATGCCGACCAGCTGCCGGACGCCTCGGACGAGGAGGGGGCGGAGCTGGCCGAACAGCTCGGCCAGGTCACCCTCATGACCCTGCACACGGCCAAGGGCCTGGAGTTCCCGGTGGTATTCCTGACCGGCATGGAGCACGGGGTGTTCCCGCACTCGCGGTCCATGACGGACGAGAAGGAGCTGGCCGAGGAGCGCCGGCTGGCCTACGTGGGCCTGACCCGGGCGCGGAAACGCCTGTTCGTCTCGCGTGCGGAGGCCCGGTCCCTGTGGGGGCAGCACCAGTTCAACCCGCCCAGCCAGTTCTTGGGAGAGATTCCCGAGAGCCTGCTGGACTGGGAGCGGGAGGGCTCCGCACGCCCCGCCGGATTCGCCGGGGGAGCGTCCGGCGGATGGGGTGGCGGCTCCATCGGCGGCCACGGCGGGCAGAACGGTCAGTACGGCCAGTCCGGCTCTCAATCGCGCTATCCGCAGCGGTTCTCCGGCTCCCACTGGGGGGCCGGTGGGCCGACGTCCAACCGGCCCGCCCGCGCGTCGGGCAGCTATGCGGAGGACGCGGAGCTGAAGGTTCCCCAGCGTGGGGCCGCCCGCACCCGGGTGCAGCCGCAGAAGGAGATGGTCTCACTGAGTCCCGGGGATCACGTGGAACACGGAACCTTCGGGCGCGGCACCGTCCTGAGCCTCGAGGGCCAGGGTGACAAGATCGTGGCCAAGGTGAGCTTCAACGGCACCGAGAAACGGCTGTTGCTGCGGTATGCCCCACTGAGCAAGGTCGAGTGA
- the sucC gene encoding ADP-forming succinate--CoA ligase subunit beta has protein sequence MDLYEYQARDLFEAHGVPVLAGIVAQTPEEAKAAAEKIGGVTVVKAQVKVGGRGKAGGVKVAKTADEAFQYAKDILGMDIKGHTVHQVMIAQGADIAEEYYFSVLLDRSNRTYLAMCSVEGGMEIEQLAVERPEALAKVPVSALTGIDAETAAKIVAEANFPEELRGKVADVLVKLWDVFEKEDATLVEVNPLVKTGAGDIVALDGKVTLDENAEFRQEGHASLVDKRTEDPLEAKAKANDLNYVKLDGQVGIIGNGAGLVMSTLDVVAYAGENHGNVKPANFLDIGGGASAEVMANGLDVILNDEQVKSVFVNVFGGITSCDAVAHGIVKALEILGDAATKPLVVRLDGNNVEEGRRILSDANHPLVTLATTMDEGADKAAELANTAPADK, from the coding sequence GTGGACCTGTATGAATACCAGGCGCGCGATCTGTTCGAGGCACACGGCGTTCCCGTGCTGGCTGGCATCGTGGCGCAGACTCCGGAAGAGGCCAAGGCGGCCGCTGAGAAGATTGGCGGCGTGACCGTCGTCAAGGCCCAGGTGAAGGTCGGTGGCCGTGGTAAGGCCGGCGGCGTGAAGGTCGCCAAGACCGCCGACGAGGCCTTCCAGTACGCCAAGGACATCCTGGGCATGGACATCAAGGGCCACACGGTCCACCAGGTCATGATCGCCCAGGGCGCCGACATCGCCGAGGAGTACTACTTCTCCGTGCTGCTGGACCGCTCCAACCGCACCTACCTGGCCATGTGCTCGGTCGAGGGCGGCATGGAGATCGAGCAGCTCGCCGTTGAGCGCCCCGAGGCCCTGGCCAAGGTTCCCGTCTCCGCGCTGACCGGCATCGATGCCGAGACCGCGGCCAAGATCGTGGCCGAGGCCAACTTCCCCGAGGAGCTGCGCGGCAAGGTCGCGGACGTCCTGGTCAAGCTGTGGGATGTCTTCGAGAAGGAGGACGCCACCCTCGTGGAGGTCAACCCGCTGGTCAAGACCGGCGCCGGTGACATCGTCGCCCTCGACGGCAAGGTCACCCTGGACGAGAACGCCGAGTTCCGCCAGGAGGGTCACGCATCGCTGGTGGACAAGCGCACGGAGGACCCGTTGGAGGCCAAGGCCAAGGCCAACGACCTCAACTACGTCAAGCTCGATGGCCAGGTCGGCATCATCGGCAACGGCGCCGGCCTCGTGATGTCCACGCTGGATGTGGTCGCCTACGCCGGTGAGAACCACGGCAACGTCAAGCCCGCCAACTTCCTGGACATCGGCGGTGGCGCCTCGGCCGAGGTCATGGCCAACGGCCTGGACGTCATCCTGAACGATGAGCAGGTCAAGTCCGTGTTCGTGAACGTCTTCGGTGGCATCACCTCCTGTGACGCGGTCGCTCACGGCATCGTCAAGGCCCTCGAGATCCTGGGCGACGCCGCCACCAAGCCGCTCGTGGTGCGCCTGGACGGCAACAACGTCGAGGAGGGCCGCCGGATCCTCTCCGACGCCAACCACCCGCTGGTGACCCTCGCCACCACCATGGACGAAGGCGCCGACAAGGCCGCTGAACTCGCCAACACCGCGCCGGCTGACAAGTAA
- the sucD gene encoding succinate--CoA ligase subunit alpha, producing MSIYLNKDSKVIVQGITGGEGTKHTALMLKAGTNIVGGVNARKAGTTVTHSRADGSEVELPVFGSVAEAMEKTGADVSVAFVPPKFAKDAAIEAVEAKMPLLVVITEGIPVQDTAEFYALAESRTDADGKPTTTIIGPNCPGVITPGEALAGITPANITSKGPIGLVSKSGTLTYQMMYELRDLGFSTAIGIGGDPVIGTTHIDALAAFEADPETKAIVMIGEIGGDAEERAADFIKANVTKPVVGYVAGFTAPEGKTMGHAGAIVSGSSGTAQAKKEALEAAGVKVGKTPSETADLMRQLLNG from the coding sequence ATGTCGATCTACCTGAACAAGGATTCCAAGGTCATCGTCCAGGGCATCACCGGCGGCGAAGGCACCAAGCACACCGCCCTGATGCTCAAGGCGGGCACCAACATCGTCGGCGGCGTGAACGCCCGCAAGGCCGGCACCACCGTGACGCACAGCCGTGCGGACGGCTCCGAGGTCGAACTGCCCGTCTTCGGTTCCGTGGCCGAGGCCATGGAGAAGACCGGCGCCGATGTGTCCGTGGCCTTCGTGCCGCCGAAGTTCGCCAAGGATGCTGCCATCGAGGCCGTCGAGGCCAAGATGCCGCTGCTCGTGGTCATCACCGAGGGCATCCCGGTGCAGGACACCGCCGAGTTCTACGCTCTGGCCGAGTCCCGCACCGACGCCGACGGCAAGCCGACCACCACGATCATCGGCCCGAACTGCCCCGGCGTCATCACCCCCGGGGAGGCGCTGGCCGGCATCACCCCGGCCAACATCACCTCCAAGGGCCCGATCGGGCTGGTCTCCAAGTCCGGCACGCTGACCTACCAGATGATGTACGAGCTGCGTGACCTGGGCTTCTCCACCGCCATCGGCATCGGCGGCGACCCGGTCATCGGAACCACCCACATCGATGCCCTCGCGGCGTTCGAGGCGGACCCGGAGACCAAGGCCATCGTGATGATCGGCGAGATCGGCGGCGACGCCGAGGAGCGCGCGGCCGACTTCATCAAGGCCAACGTCACCAAGCCGGTCGTCGGCTATGTGGCCGGCTTCACCGCCCCGGAGGGCAAGACCATGGGCCACGCCGGCGCCATCGTCTCCGGCTCCTCCGGCACCGCACAGGCCAAGAAGGAAGCCCTCGAGGCCGCCGGCGTCAAGGTGGGCAAGACCCCCTCCGAGACCGCCGACCTGATGAGGCAGCTCCTGAACGGCTGA
- a CDS encoding VIT1/CCC1 transporter family protein, translating into MPEASSSPRPGSRPGTVEAEPTRDQIRRWRRYLADEIAEAEIYRVIARRKESPEREILLGLATAEKRHEDHWRLLLGNRAENPPRPSPHRILLRWLAKVFGSVFILALAQRAESDSPYAKDQHATPAMVADEAIHEEVVRGLASRGREQLAGNFRAAVFGANDGLVSNLALVMGIGATGVANSVVLFTGIAGLLAGALSMAAGEFVSVRSQRELLEASSPTQVTLEAAEHLDLDQNELVLVYRARGMKEEDAVHRAQERLGYFSCDCDPSFSAHPDGSQGPVDYSDDHEAIGSPWSAAFSSFCFFASGAIIPVIPYLFGMGGLPAVALSAVLVGLALLCTGGVVGLLSGASPFKRGLRQLLIGFGAAAVTYLLGLLFGANLA; encoded by the coding sequence ATGCCCGAAGCATCGTCCTCCCCCCGCCCCGGATCTCGGCCCGGCACGGTTGAGGCGGAGCCGACCCGGGACCAGATCCGGCGGTGGCGCCGCTATCTGGCGGATGAGATCGCCGAGGCGGAGATCTACCGGGTCATCGCTCGGCGCAAGGAGAGCCCGGAGCGGGAGATCCTCCTGGGCCTGGCCACGGCGGAGAAACGCCACGAGGACCACTGGCGGCTGTTGCTCGGCAATCGTGCGGAGAACCCGCCCCGCCCGTCCCCGCACCGGATCCTGTTGCGCTGGCTGGCCAAGGTCTTCGGCTCGGTCTTCATCCTCGCCCTGGCCCAGCGTGCCGAATCCGATTCGCCCTATGCCAAGGACCAGCACGCCACTCCCGCCATGGTGGCGGACGAGGCCATCCACGAGGAGGTCGTCCGCGGGCTGGCGTCCCGGGGACGCGAGCAGCTCGCCGGCAACTTCCGAGCTGCTGTCTTCGGCGCCAATGACGGCCTGGTGTCCAACCTTGCCCTCGTGATGGGCATCGGGGCCACCGGAGTGGCGAACTCGGTGGTGCTGTTCACCGGTATTGCTGGCCTGCTGGCCGGGGCGCTGTCCATGGCCGCCGGCGAGTTCGTGTCCGTGCGGTCCCAGCGTGAACTGCTCGAGGCGTCCTCCCCCACCCAGGTGACGCTCGAGGCGGCCGAGCACCTGGACCTGGACCAGAATGAGCTGGTGCTCGTCTACCGGGCCCGTGGCATGAAGGAGGAGGACGCCGTCCACCGCGCCCAGGAACGGCTCGGGTACTTCAGCTGCGACTGCGATCCGTCCTTCTCCGCCCACCCGGACGGCTCCCAGGGTCCGGTGGACTACTCGGACGACCATGAGGCCATCGGCAGCCCGTGGAGTGCCGCCTTCTCCAGCTTCTGCTTCTTCGCCTCCGGAGCCATCATCCCGGTCATCCCCTACCTGTTCGGCATGGGAGGGCTCCCCGCCGTGGCCCTGTCCGCGGTGCTCGTGGGCCTGGCCCTGCTGTGCACCGGCGGCGTGGTCGGACTACTCTCCGGGGCCTCGCCCTTCAAGCGCGGCCTGCGCCAGCTGCTCATCGGCTTCGGCGCCGCCGCCGTCACCTACCTGCTGGGCCTGCTGTTCGGTGCCAACCTCGCGTAA
- a CDS encoding YidH family protein, translating to MATPERSEPPARGAVAQKILDGGREPDPRFTLANERTFLAWIRTSLALLAGGIAVEAFTGSVFDPLTRTVLGTVLLGLAALLALTAGFRWVRVERAMRHGRPLPLPLIVPVLATGGAVAAVVLLVFLLIRPA from the coding sequence ATGGCAACACCAGAGCGCTCCGAACCTCCCGCGCGCGGTGCGGTGGCACAGAAGATCCTCGACGGCGGCCGGGAACCCGACCCCCGGTTCACCCTCGCAAACGAGCGCACCTTCCTGGCCTGGATCCGCACCTCCCTGGCGTTGCTGGCCGGCGGCATCGCGGTGGAGGCGTTCACCGGGTCCGTCTTCGACCCTCTGACGCGCACGGTGCTCGGCACGGTGCTGCTGGGCCTGGCCGCCCTCTTGGCCCTGACGGCCGGATTCCGCTGGGTACGCGTGGAGCGCGCCATGCGGCATGGCCGGCCGCTGCCCCTGCCGCTCATCGTGCCGGTGCTGGCCACCGGGGGCGCGGTGGCCGCCGTCGTGCTGCTGGTGTTCCTGCTGATCCGGCCGGCCTGA
- a CDS encoding DUF202 domain-containing protein translates to MRRPPARPPAEALHRDPGLQPERTVMSWDRTLLALFVAAVMFLRWYATVGLAALAPAGLCGLAAMAIHLTQRRRYGLQSLGVARERVEADVFSVLWMMVLVVALAVLGALAIWVI, encoded by the coding sequence ATGCGCCGGCCTCCCGCCCGGCCGCCTGCCGAGGCCCTGCACCGGGACCCCGGGCTGCAGCCCGAGCGGACCGTGATGAGTTGGGACCGGACTCTGCTCGCCCTGTTCGTGGCGGCGGTGATGTTCCTGCGCTGGTACGCCACGGTCGGCCTCGCGGCACTGGCACCGGCCGGACTGTGCGGGCTGGCGGCGATGGCCATCCACCTCACCCAACGCCGGCGGTACGGGCTCCAGTCCCTCGGCGTGGCCCGGGAGCGGGTGGAGGCCGACGTCTTCTCCGTGCTGTGGATGATGGTCCTCGTGGTGGCCCTCGCCGTGCTCGGGGCCCTGGCGATCTGGGTGATCTGA